Genomic window (Croceicoccus sp. Ery15):
CGGTGTTCAGGCTGGGTGGAAGGTGGATATAGGTCGTCAGTACGTTACGATCAAAACATCGTTTGCAACGAAACGGCGCGCTACGGCTTTCCAAGACAGCATCGAATTTGCCCCGAAGCTAATGCAGAGCGAGGCGGCGGATTTCATAGAACATTCTGCATTCCGTTGCCGCCTGATGCCGGCAACAGGGTCGAAGTTAAAACGCTCACTCGCAAATCGGCAAATTCACGCAAGTCGGCGATAGAATTTGCGGCAAGGTTTGGTCCGGCCGAAGCAAACTGGATGAAGGCGAGCGAGGAACTTGAGTCCACCGACGACCTTCGCCCGATTGTTTCCGAAAGAAGGTTTGAAGCTGGTAGCGCGCAAACCAAGCCGGGTTATGTCGAAGTGCAGGTCAGATTGCCGGAAAATGACAATCTGCAGTTGATGAGCGTCGAAATTCTTACCTATGAGGCGCAGGTGTCGTAGCAGGTGATTCCTCCTCGAGCGCTAGAGCGACGTGGGTCAATGAGCGTTTCGACAAATACGCATAGCCGCTTGCCAGACCGATCGATAAGTAGAACATGAGCGACGGGAGGGTAAGTTCGTTACCTACAACCGCCGTTACAAGGTTGTACATGAAGAACATGGCATAGAAATGCGCCATATTCTCCTCTAGCTTAAAAAGAAAAATTGCCGATTTTAGGCCAATCCATGTTAGCACTAACAGTGGAAGAGTCCCTAGATAGCCAAGCTCTGCGAGTGATTCGAGATAGATATTATGAGGCGCATTGATCCAAAACACGGTTGAAAAGTTACCGAGGCCTATGCCCATCGGATTGGACCGGATAATTTCTAGCGCAATCTGATAGAGATAGATGCGGTCACCTTCATCTGAGTTGTTGGCAACACTCAACCCCTCGAATGAAAATCTTTCGACAACTTCGGGATTGGCGAAGCCGAGATATATTAGGAATATAGTGCCAAAGGCGACATAGATCCCGGCGGATTTTACAATCTCGTGAAAGCGGAATCGAGTGACCAAATAGGCTCCATAAGCCAGACAGACGGCAATAAGGGGTGTTCTGCTCCCGGTGTTAATACATCCGATCACCGACACCGCAGCTAGCCCAAAGAGAAGCCATCGGACGCCTTTTGTCTCATTCGTGAAGCAAATGGCGGCAATGAGGGGCAAGAGCGTCAGTTTTGCCAACATAGTCGGGCTAAGACCGATTGCACTATACCGTGCATTTGTACTCTCGGTGGTCGGGAAAAAACTAATCACCGAAAATGCAATACCAATGAAAATCAAGGCAACAACTGTTGCTCGCCATGCGCCATAATGTTCGACTGCGGCCGGTGCCGCAAAAACCGCAGTAAATGATACTAATACCAAGAATGGAAATTTGTTAAATGCATACTCGGTTCCGGGCGGATAATTAATTGTATGAATAAATATAAATGAGAACCATAATATTAACACAAACAGTAGAACTGGAGATGATCTGGTCCAATTATCGGCGTGCAGAACCATTGGTGCGGCCATGGCGGAAAGTGCAATGACTACCGGAATAACGTAATTCCATTTGCTATCATCTTCAAAGATTGGCATAAACATAAGTGTCACAAACAGAAATATGCTTGCGGCGACCGCAAATCGAAGTAGCCGATTTCGGGTGTTGGATTTCACCCAGTTTTGTGGCGTTATTTCGCCGACCAGTTTCACTGGGCTAATACTCCGCAAGCATCGATAACCGTCGCGCTTGAAGAAATTTTGCCAGCCAGATTACAAAACTGAGAGTGCGCAGTCAGAAATACGACGATATCGGCATCTGATACGGCGGGTTCAGCGACCTTCGCAACGCCCCGCTCGCTCAACTCTTTGGGCAACTCCGCAACGAAGGGCTCGCAGACGGTAACGGTGCCAAGCTGGCGACTGGCGATTTCGGTGGCGATGGAAAGGGCAGGACTTTCGCGCAGATCGTCAATGTCGGGCTTAAAGGCCAGGCCCATGCAGATTATGGACGGATTTGAGATGCGATTGGCAGCCTCGGTCACTTTCGCGACAACCCAGTCGGGTTTGGCATCATTCACTTCGCGTGCCGTGCGAATGATCTTTGCTTCCTCGGGCGTTCTGGAAACGATGAACCACGGATCGACCGCAATGCAATGACCGCCTACACCGGGGCCGGGACGCAGGATGTTTACACGTGGGTGCCGATTGGCAAGACTGATCAGTTCCCAGACATCAACGTCGAGCTTGTCGCAAATCAGCGAGAGTTCATTGGCGAAAGCGATGTTCACGTCGCGGAAGCTGTTTTCGGTCAGCTTTACCATCTCCGCAGTCCGTGCATTCGTTACGATACAATCACCTTTTACAAAGGTCTTGTACAACTTGACAGCCGCTGCGGAGCATTTTGCGGTCATCCCCCCAATGACACGATCGTTCTCGATCAACTCGTGCATGACTTTGCCTGGCAGAACACGCTCCGGACAATAGGCGATCCTGACATCGGCATTCTCACCCGCATTTTGAGGGAAGCTAAGGTCGGGCCTTTCATGTGCCAGCCATTCTGCAAGCTGTTCGGTCGCACCTACGGGCGAGGTGGATTCCAGCACGACCAGACTTTCCTTTTGGAGAACGGGTGCGATGGTCCGCGCGGCAGCCTGCACATAGCTCAAATCGGGCTGACGTTCGGTTCCCCGGAACGGCGTGGGTACTGCGACCAGAAACGCCTTTGCAGGGGCGGGGGAAGTAGATGCATGCAGAAACCCATCGGTGACGGCCGAATGGACCGCCTGATCGAGATCCGGCTCTACGATGTGAATTTCGCCACGATTGATTGTTTCGACGGCAGTTTCGTTAATGTCGATGCCTATTACTCTAAGCTTGCGGGATGCAAACATTGCGGCAGTTGGGAGGCCAATATAACCAAGGCCTATAACCGATACGTCGTAGATCATGCTTCCTCGTGTTCCAAGGCGCTCTTTAGTGCACGGCCTTCCATCCAGTCGACCAGACCGCTAGCAATCCGAGCGCAAGCTTCGCCGTCACCATAGGGGTTATGCGCAAAGCTCATCTGCGCATATGCTTCATCGTCTTCCAGCAAGCGGGAGGCTTCGGCAACAATAAGATCGGCGTCGGTCCCGACGAGCAGAACTGTGCCCGCATCGACAGCTTCGGGCCGTTCGGTCGTATCGCGCATGACCAGAACCGGCTTGCCCAATGCCGGCGCTTCTTCTTGTACCCCGCCGGAATCGGTCAGCAGAATATGGGCGCGGTCCATCAAACGGACAAACGGCAGATAATCCAGCGGCTCTGTTAGATGAATATTGTCGATATCGGCGAGAAGTCGGTTCACTGGCTCTCTAACATTTGGGTTCAGGTGAACCGGATACACAATATCGACAGCAGGAAATCTTTGCGCCAGCTGGGAAAGTGCAGTGCAAATCCGCTCAAAGCCGGTGCCAAAACTTTCCCTGCGGTGACCCGTCACCAAAATCATCTTCCGGTCACTTTGGGCAATCACCAATTCTTTATCCACGCTGGAGCATAATTCCGTGTCGCCCTGCAAGCGGTGTACGACTTGCAATAATGCGTCTATAACGGTGTTACCGGTGACTAGAATATTTCCCGGCTCGACACCTTCGCGCAACAGGTTCTGCCTCGAAGTTTCAGTAGGTGCGAAATGCAGCGTGGCGAGCGCTCCCGTTACCTTCCGGTTCCCTTCTTCAGGCCACGGCGAATAAAGATTATGCGTCCGTAAGCCCGCCTCGACATGACCTACTGCAACCTTGTTGTAAAAAGAGGCAAGACTTGCGGATAGGGTCGTGGCAGTGTCGCCGTGAACGAGTACGATGTCCGGGGTGAACTGATGAAAGACATCCTCCATCCCTTTCAGGATCGCACTGGTTACATCTGCCAAGCCCTGATTGGGCCGCATAACTGCAAGATCAAAATCCGCTTGTAGTCGAAAAATCGCGAGGACCTGATCTAGCATCTGACGATGCTGCCCAGTTACACAAACGCGGCAATCGAACCGCTCGTCTTGCTGCAGCCTCAGCGCCAACGGTGCCATTTTGATAGCTTCGGGCCTTGTTCCGAATACGAGCAAGACTTTGATGGGCATATAATGACATCCGATGTTCCGGGCGAGAAAGCGCCCCGATTTGAGAGATTGCGACGGCGACGTGCCACAGACGCTACCTAGATACTAGGGTAAATTGCCGACAGATCCATGACGGGTCCGAGCTTCTAAAAACTCTTTGACGACAACCGATTGGGACTACGCCATTCTTCGCATCCTACCGATAACGTTCGTCCCGCTGACCTGCCGTCCGACAGAATGATGATTAACTGATTGGCTTGTAGAGGTAGACGCGCAGCCGCTGGAAAGTGTTTTGGTTGCAATGATTTTTCTGACAGCTATGGCCAAATCTGTCTTGTCAGTTCCAGCGAATGACAATGCAAATTATTAATGTCGATGAGGCGCGAGATGAAAGCGGTGTGGGAGAAGATCGAACTATCGCTGATCGGCAGTTTGCAGTGGATGATCGATCTCAGCCGTACGTCCAAGATTACCTTAATGCTGATTATGGACGGAACGCTGTGCGTTATGTCCGTATTGATCGCGTTTTCACTGCGTCTGGGCGTCTGGGAACTGTGGGATCCTGCGATTGCGACCGTCACTCTTGCTAGCCTCGCGTTGTGGTTACCTATTTTCCTGATCCGGGGTATCTATCGCTCGGTGATGCGCTTCATCGGATCCCGCACGATGGTGGGGATTGCGACATCTTGCATCATCATGGCGCTGATACTTTCGGTATTTTTCACCATTAATCAGGTGCCTGGCGTTCCGCGCACAATTGCGGCCATACAGCCGATGGTGTTTGCGGCTCTATTGATGATCAGCCGAATGGCCGCACGCTATGTTTTGTTTGATCTTCTTAGCCAGCGTGGATTCAAAGGCGCGCCAAGCCGTGTGATCATCTACGGCGCTGGGTCTGCCGGCCGACAACTGGCTCTATCGCTGCGGCACGAGCCCGGCATGTATCTCTGTGGCTATATCGATGACGACGATCGGCTCGCGGGACAGCATCTCGACAACGTTAAGGTGTATAACACATCCGATGTCGTGAAGCTTGTTGAACGGTTGGATATCGACACAGTTCTGCTGGCGATGCCGCGATTGTCTCGCGCTGAACGTGAAGGAAAAGTCAGGCGGTTCGCCGATTACAGCGTGCAGGTTCTGACGCTTCCGGCGATTGGGGAGTTGGTCGACGGGAGGATTTCGGTTAGCGATCTTCGGGAAGTTGAGATCACCGATCTGCTCGGCCGCGACCCTGTGCCGCCCAATCAACTGCTGCTCCACCGGACCATTGCCGACCGCAAGGTGTTGGTCACAGGGGCGGGTGGATCGATCGGGAGCGAACTTTGCCGCCAGATTGCGAAGTTACGGCCTTCTGTGATCATTTTGGCAGAGATGTCCGAGCACGGGCTTTACATGATCGAGACGGAACTGCGGGAAGCTCAGATTGCGGGCAGAATCGATCCGTCAACCAATATCTACACTGAACTTGGAACTGTTGCAGATGAACTGATTGCAAGGCGCCTGTTTGAACGCTGGCGGCCGGATACGGTCTTCCATGCTGCGGCATACAAGCACGTTCCTATGGTCGAGGATAATCTGATCGCAGGTTTGCGGAACAATGTGATCGGTACATTGTCGTGCGCGCTGGAAGCGAAACGCGTGGGCGTGAAGCATTTTGTGCTAGTGAGCACAGACAAGGCCGTTCGACCGACGAACATCATGGGGGCCAGCAAAAGGGTCTGCGAACTAGTTCTACAGGCCCTTGCCGCAGAGGATTGCGATACGAAATTCGCAATGGTGCGATTTGGCAATGTGCTGGGCTCGAGCGGCTCCGTTGTTCCCCGTTTTCAGAAGCAGATTAAAGACGGTGGACCGGTCACGCTGACCCATCGCGACATAACTCGCTACTTCATGACCATTCCCGAAGCCGCACAACTGGTCATCCAGGCCGGCGCAATGGCCGAAGGAGGCGAGGTATTTGTGCTCGACATGGGGGACCCCGTACGCATTTATGACATGGCGCGTACGATGATCCATCTTTCGGGCCTGACTGTTCGGGATGAAGACGATCCCGACGGCGATATAGAGATTCGTGAAGTGGGCCTGCGCAAGGGCGAGAAGCTCTACGAGGAGTTGCTGATCGGTGATTCCCCCCGCGCGACAAATCACCCTCGCATCATGCATGCGATGGAACGGCGCCTGTCTTGGGAAGAGTTGCAGGTGACGCTGAACGATCTGAATGACGCTTTGGCCAATGGCGATCGGGATCGTGCAGTCCATATTTTACGGACACTTGTGCCTGAGTACCAGAAAGCGAAAACCGTCAGCGTTGATGCGGCCTAGATCGAACCGGACCAATAGGAGTGCGGGTCAACCGTCCCGCCCTGGCAATGATTAGCCGCTTGCGCTTACCTGGGGCGCTTTCTCCGCACACGATCGTCAGGCGTGTCAAATGGAGCTAATGCATTTGACATCGGATCGTATTTCTCATCGATCCGGTTGCGAAGCCGATTCTGAATTCGATTGGGAATTCTTGTATTGAGTGGGGCAGCAAACTGCGGAGATTGGTCGACATCGATTCGGTTGCCGACAGTCCCAACGCCGGTATCGGCTGTCTGACCCAGTGTCTCGAGCCCTTCAGCCTGCGTTTCCACAACTGGTCCTGCGTCGCTCTGGCCATAGTTGTTGTCGGGCTCTGTGGTCTGGGCGTGCGACAAGCCCGCGCTTCCGATGGATATCGTCGCGAGAATTGATGCCGAGAATAAGAGTGGGGTCAGCTTCATTTCGCTTCTTTCATCTTCGACCGTCTTTCGGGTTTCAGATATGCTCTATCTATGCGTCCTGTTACCCCTTCAATCGAATCCGAAGATCTGGCGATCAGTTGAAGCACTTGCGAACTACACCCCTCCGGCACTACAAGCAGGCCGGAAAACTTGCCTTCCATCGTGTCGGAATTTGGCACTTCGACCCGACCGAGTTCCTTGCGTCCCTCGCAAAGTAGAACCCAATATGGCTGCGAGCGTTCGGCCTGATCGATCATGCTGGTGCGTCCTTCCAGTCGGTAGGAGCCGGGAGGCAGGATTTGCGTCTGGCTGACAAGCAATCCTCCGCGGGTGGGTGGCATTGCGAAATCCAGCGCCCCGCTATCTGTCAGGCGAAGCATGACCACCGACAATTGCGGGTCCTGGGACAGTGTCCAGTCAAAAAGTGTCGGCGTATCCGTCCAGAGTGCAAAGTTTGGATCGCGGGATTGCGAACGGCTTATGCCTGGTGTGAAACTGGCATAATAAGCCCATGCTTCTTCAAGACCGACAGCTTTGGCAATCGCATTGACCAGCTCTGATTTTGTCCCGGCATCGATTTCGATGTCCAAGCCTTCGGCCTGATCGAAGAGCTGCGATACCGCTTGAGGTTCGATCCCGCTCTTTGCGGCAAAGTTAAAGAAAGGCTCGTACCAGTTGGGTCGTGTAAGGATGATGGGGAGCAGTGCATCCCTGATCTGAACATTGGTCAACGACGATGTCAAAACAGGGAATAGCAGGGTTCGTGCTTCGTTGGAGGTACGAAGCGCGACGTCATAATTGCGCAATGCCCCATTGATGTCTCCGCGATTGACCGATTCCTCTATTGCCCAGATTTGGGGCCTGAGTTCGCGTCGCGAGAGTAAGAAAGAATAGCGGAACAGCTCTTTTGATTGGGCCGTCTCGCCATCGAACTGTTTTTTTATTGCCAACGCTTCAATGGCATCGACTGCAGTTGGATCTTGCCTAAGCGCCAGGCGGGCCAACGATATTGCTCGGTCTTGGCCACCCGCTTGTGGCGCACCTGTGATCGCGTGCAGCGCCAGATCGGCGGTAACCGCCCCATTCGATGGCGAAAGTGTGTGCGCCGTTGCGGGATCCGCCGCGCGAATGACTTCCGCAAGTGAGTGAGTTGTTGCCACATAGCCCATATAGCACGCCACCACGGCCAACCCGGCTCGACCAAGCCATTGCTTGCGGGATCTTCTCCTAGGCTTCGAAGTTGTGCCGTGAGCCATTATGCCGATGCGGTATAGCCGCTGCCATAGCCATAACCGTAATCATAATCGTAACCGAAATGCGCCCTCTTCATATCGAATTTGGTCAGCACACCGCCAAGAATGCGAACATTGGCACCCGATAAGCGGTGCAATGCTGTTTTCGCCTGGTTAGTCTGAATACCATGTGATTCTACCGCGAACACGACGCCCTCGACCTGATTGGCAATCAGCAATGCATCGGCCAAGCCCAGCACGGGGGGGCTATCGATGACGACATTGTCATAGGTTTCGAGCAGACGCTCGATTAACACGGTCAGGCGATTGCCTGTCAGCAGTTGGGCGGCGTTGGGCGGAATGGGACCGGCGGACATTGCGACAAAACCCATATCGGGCATCGGGAAGGTCAAGTTGTCGATATCCTCCTCGCCCGTCAGGAAGTTGCTCAGCCCTCGCTCGTGGCTGACGCCGCCAAGCTGATGCACCGAGGGCGAGCGCATATCGCCATCGATCAGCATCACCTTGCGACCGGCGCGCGATAGAGTTGTGGCGAGCGCCAGTGCTGTCGTCGATTTGCCCTCGGCCGGTCTGGTCGAAGTGACAGCAAACGCCCGAGGCAGCCCATGATCTGTTGTAAAGGCAAGATTGGTTTGCACCGCGAGATAGGCATCGAATAGTTCTGATTTTGGATCGATCAATGCATCCTTGGGCGCCTCGTCCTTCACTTTCGGCACAGACCCCAGCAAAGTCAGACCAAGCCTACGATGCAATTCGACGGGGTCTGCAATGGTGTCATCCAGCTGTTCAAGTCCCAGTGCTGCGACTACACCAATCAGCAGGCCCGCGATCGTCGCGATAAGCACATTGAGCAAAAATTTCGGGCTGGAGGGTCTCTCCGGCATGTTGGCCAGATCGACAATGGCGATATTGTTCACGCCAATGCCCCCGGCCACACCGATCTCTTTAAATCTTTGTAGTAGGCCATCGTACAAAGCGCGGTTCGTATCAACTTCCTGCTGATAGATATTGTATTGAATCGAACGGC
Coding sequences:
- a CDS encoding O-antigen ligase; this encodes MKLVGEITPQNWVKSNTRNRLLRFAVAASIFLFVTLMFMPIFEDDSKWNYVIPVVIALSAMAAPMVLHADNWTRSSPVLLFVLILWFSFIFIHTINYPPGTEYAFNKFPFLVLVSFTAVFAAPAAVEHYGAWRATVVALIFIGIAFSVISFFPTTESTNARYSAIGLSPTMLAKLTLLPLIAAICFTNETKGVRWLLFGLAAVSVIGCINTGSRTPLIAVCLAYGAYLVTRFRFHEIVKSAGIYVAFGTIFLIYLGFANPEVVERFSFEGLSVANNSDEGDRIYLYQIALEIIRSNPMGIGLGNFSTVFWINAPHNIYLESLAELGYLGTLPLLVLTWIGLKSAIFLFKLEENMAHFYAMFFMYNLVTAVVGNELTLPSLMFYLSIGLASGYAYLSKRSLTHVALALEEESPATTPAPHR
- the wecC gene encoding UDP-N-acetyl-D-mannosamine dehydrogenase, producing the protein MIYDVSVIGLGYIGLPTAAMFASRKLRVIGIDINETAVETINRGEIHIVEPDLDQAVHSAVTDGFLHASTSPAPAKAFLVAVPTPFRGTERQPDLSYVQAAARTIAPVLQKESLVVLESTSPVGATEQLAEWLAHERPDLSFPQNAGENADVRIAYCPERVLPGKVMHELIENDRVIGGMTAKCSAAAVKLYKTFVKGDCIVTNARTAEMVKLTENSFRDVNIAFANELSLICDKLDVDVWELISLANRHPRVNILRPGPGVGGHCIAVDPWFIVSRTPEEAKIIRTAREVNDAKPDWVVAKVTEAANRISNPSIICMGLAFKPDIDDLRESPALSIATEIASRQLGTVTVCEPFVAELPKELSERGVAKVAEPAVSDADIVVFLTAHSQFCNLAGKISSSATVIDACGVLAQ
- the wecB gene encoding non-hydrolyzing UDP-N-acetylglucosamine 2-epimerase; translated protein: MPIKVLLVFGTRPEAIKMAPLALRLQQDERFDCRVCVTGQHRQMLDQVLAIFRLQADFDLAVMRPNQGLADVTSAILKGMEDVFHQFTPDIVLVHGDTATTLSASLASFYNKVAVGHVEAGLRTHNLYSPWPEEGNRKVTGALATLHFAPTETSRQNLLREGVEPGNILVTGNTVIDALLQVVHRLQGDTELCSSVDKELVIAQSDRKMILVTGHRRESFGTGFERICTALSQLAQRFPAVDIVYPVHLNPNVREPVNRLLADIDNIHLTEPLDYLPFVRLMDRAHILLTDSGGVQEEAPALGKPVLVMRDTTERPEAVDAGTVLLVGTDADLIVAEASRLLEDDEAYAQMSFAHNPYGDGEACARIASGLVDWMEGRALKSALEHEEA
- a CDS encoding nucleoside-diphosphate sugar epimerase/dehydratase; the protein is MSMRREMKAVWEKIELSLIGSLQWMIDLSRTSKITLMLIMDGTLCVMSVLIAFSLRLGVWELWDPAIATVTLASLALWLPIFLIRGIYRSVMRFIGSRTMVGIATSCIIMALILSVFFTINQVPGVPRTIAAIQPMVFAALLMISRMAARYVLFDLLSQRGFKGAPSRVIIYGAGSAGRQLALSLRHEPGMYLCGYIDDDDRLAGQHLDNVKVYNTSDVVKLVERLDIDTVLLAMPRLSRAEREGKVRRFADYSVQVLTLPAIGELVDGRISVSDLREVEITDLLGRDPVPPNQLLLHRTIADRKVLVTGAGGSIGSELCRQIAKLRPSVIILAEMSEHGLYMIETELREAQIAGRIDPSTNIYTELGTVADELIARRLFERWRPDTVFHAAAYKHVPMVEDNLIAGLRNNVIGTLSCALEAKRVGVKHFVLVSTDKAVRPTNIMGASKRVCELVLQALAAEDCDTKFAMVRFGNVLGSSGSVVPRFQKQIKDGGPVTLTHRDITRYFMTIPEAAQLVIQAGAMAEGGEVFVLDMGDPVRIYDMARTMIHLSGLTVRDEDDPDGDIEIREVGLRKGEKLYEELLIGDSPRATNHPRIMHAMERRLSWEELQVTLNDLNDALANGDRDRAVHILRTLVPEYQKAKTVSVDAA